In Primulina eburnea isolate SZY01 chromosome 14, ASM2296580v1, whole genome shotgun sequence, the following proteins share a genomic window:
- the LOC140813231 gene encoding beta-galactosidase 13-like codes for MVQVKRILLFAFFSVLVANVYGHKKKGGPVVTYDGRSMIINGSRELLFSGSIHYPRSTPEMWTDLILKAKEGGLNVIQTYVFWNIHEPVQGQFNFEGNYDVVKFIKLIWEHGLWVTLRVGPYVEAEWNMGGFPYWLKEVPNITFRSYNEPFMFHMKQYTEMVLNLMKKEKLFADQGGPIIMAQIENEYNNVQLAYKEAGLKYVKWAADMAVGLYNGIPWVMCKQRDAPQTVISTCNGRQCGDTFPGPNGPNKPSLWTENWTAQYRVFGDSPSMRAAEDIAFAVARFFARNGTLNNYYMYHGGTNFGRTSSSFVTTRYYDEAPLDEYGLKREPKFGHLRDMHRAFRLSKKPLLWGTQHVQKISPNLEITTYEKPGTNICAAFLTNNHTRAPATINFRGVDYYLPADSISILPDCKTVVFNTQTVVAQHSSRNFHASKKAKVTKWEMYKESIPSIKDMEVKSKTPKELYAFTRDTSDYAWYSTSISFESRDLPMRADILPVLQIASLGHALLAFVNGEYVGFGHGSNIEKSHVFSKAINLKHGVNDITLLAMTVGFPNSGAYMERRFAGPRAVTLQGLMSGTLDITMNHWGQRVGVAGEKMQLYSEEGSSKVQWLPSKGPGGAVTWYKGYFNAPEGTSPVAIRMTSMAKGMIWVNGQSIGRYWVSYLSAIDKPTQEEYHIPRSYLKRKGNLLVIFEETGGNPDNIEILTVNRDTICSVITEYHPPHIKTWERKNNQFRAVVDPVKAAHLTCPDKKVISTVEFVSFGEAEGACGAFVRGKCDSSKAHKVVEEQCLGKTECTIPFQREVLVDADNDSCPDIAKTLAIQVRCAHSSKSKKSSA; via the exons ATGGTTCAGGTCAAGAGAATACTCTTGTTTGCCTTCTTTTCTGTGCTGGTGGCCAATGTCTATGGCCACAAGAAGAAGGGCGGACCCGTGGTGACTTACGACGGGCGCTCCATGATCATAAATGGGAGCCGGGAGTTGCTGTTTTCGGGTTCCATTCATTATCCGCGGAGCACTCCCGAG ATGTGGACTGATCTGATACTCAAGGCTAAAGAAGGTGGGCTGAACGTGATACAGACGTATGTGTTTTGGAACATTCACGAGCCTGTTCAAGGACAG TTCAATTTTGAAGGGAATTATGACGTGGTGAAATTCATCAAATTGATTTGGGAGCATGGGTTGTGGGTAACCCTCAGGGTTGGACCCTACGTTGAGGCCGAATGGAACATGGG AGGATTTCCATACTGGCTAAAAGAGGTTCCCAACATCACATTCCGCTCCTATAATGAACCTTTCATG TTCCACATGAAGCAGTACACAGAAATGGTCCTTAACTTGATGAAAAAAGAGAAACTTTTTGCTGATCAGGGAGGTCCTATTATCATGGCACAA ATCGAAAATGAGTATAACAACGTCCAGCTAGCATATAAGGAAGCAGGGTTGAAATATGTCAAATGGGCTGCAGATATGGCTGTTGGTTTATACAATGGCATCCCCTGGGTCATGTGCAAGCAAAGGGATGCCCCCCAAACAGTA ATTAGTACTTGCAACGGAAGACAGTGCGGAGATACATTCCCTGGTCCAAACGGCCCTAACAAGCCTTCACTCTGGACTGAGAACTGGACTGCACA GTATAGAGTATTTGGAGACTCTCCATCCATGCGAGCAGCGGAAGATATAGCATTTGCTGTTGCTCGGTTTTTTGCAAGGAATGGTACCCTCAACAACTACTACATG TACCATGGTGGAACGAATTTTGGCAGAACAAGTTCATCTTTCGTGACCACTCGTTACTATGATGAAGCTCCACTAGATGAATATG GTTTGAAGAGGGAGCCTAAATTTGGTCATTTGAGAGACATGCACAGAGCTTTCAGATTGAGCAAAAAGCCTTTGCTTTGGGGAACTCAACACGTTCAAAAAATCAGCCCGAATCTTGAG ATCACGACTTACGAGAAGCCAGGGACGAACATCTGTGCTGCGTTCTTGACTAATAACCACACCAGGGCACCTGCAACAATCAACTTCAGGGGCGTGGACTATTACCTACCTGCTGATTCCATCAGCATCCTCCCTGATTGCAAGACCGTAGTTTTCAACACTCAAACG gttGTTGCACAGCATAGTTCAAGAAATTTCCATGCATCAAAGAAAGCAAAGGTCACAAAATGGGAGATGTACAAGGAAAGCATTCCAAGTATCAAGGACATGGAAGTAAAGAGCAAGACGCCTAAGGAATTGTACGCCTTTACAAGAGATACATCAGATTATGCCTGGTACAGCACCAG CATCTCATTTGAAAGTCGTGACTTGCCAATGCGTGCTGATATCCTTCCAGTCCTTCAGATTGCAAGTCTTGGACATGCTTTGCTTGCGTTCGTCAATGGAGAATACGTTG GATTCGGGCATGGAAGCAACATTGAAAAGAGCCATGTTTTCAGCAAGGCTATAAACTTGAAGCATGGAGTTAACGATATCACACTGTTGGCCATGACAGTTGGTTTCCCT AACAGTGGAGCATACATGGAGAGGAGGTTTGCAGGGCCAAGAGCTGTCACACTACAGGGTTTAATGTCTGGAACTCTTGATATCACTATGAATCACTGGGGCCAACGG GTTGGTGTAGCTGGAGAGAAGATGCAATTATACTCAGAAGAAGGATCCAGCAAGGTCCAATGGCTGCCTTCTAAGGGGCCCGGTGGAGCCGTCACCTGGTACAAG GGATATTTCAATGCCCCGGAAGGTACCAGCCCAGTTGCTATCAGAATGACGAGTATGGCGAAGGGAATGATCTGGGTCAACGGCCAAAGCATTGGCCGATACTGGGTTTCTTACCTCTCAGCCATTGATAAGCCCACTCAAGAAGA GTATCATATCCCAAGATCATACCTGAAGCGAAAGGGGAATCTGTTGGTGATATTCGAGGAGACAGGAGGGAACCCAGATAATATAGAAATCTTGACAGTGAACAGAGATACAATATGCAGTGTGATCACAGAGTACCACCCACCTCACATAAAGACATGGGAAAGGAAAAACAACCAATTTAGAGCGGTGGTGGATCCTGTGAAGGCAGCTCACCTGACCTGCCCGGACAAGAAAGTCATCAGTACCGTTGAATTCGTGAGCTTCGGAGAGGCTGAAGGCGCATGCGGTGCTTTTGTACGAGGGAAATGCGATTCCTCCAAAGCTCACAAAGTTGTCGAAGAG CAATGCTTGGGCAAGACCGAGTGCACGATTCcatttcaaagagaagtgctcGTTGATGCTGACAATGATTCTTGCCCTGATATCGCCAAGACGCTTGCGATCCAAGTCAGATGCGCGCACTCATCAAAGTCAAAGAAGAGCAGTGCTTAA